Proteins encoded by one window of BD1-7 clade bacterium:
- the lip_2 gene encoding Triacylglycerol lipase, giving the protein MMKKISFLAISLCLLFSISGCKTEINFAIPGHPLLFSDEPEYSKTDYPIVLVHGLYGFDDIFGLQYFYQIPTVLRNGGAEVYIAEVSGTTKPEQRGEQLIKQLDEFAAISGKPKFNLFGHSLGAPTIRYVAATRPDLVASVTSVAGANFGSDVADAKALDIPPVALIIGLMGNVLGHVIDIVSQNNFEQNILDTLESMSSEGIVEFNGKYPDGLPSAPCGTDGDEVVINAISNEPIRYYSWGGNAQTTNKLDPLDLLHAVVTKAIDGDDDDGIVPRCSMQLGHVIRDDYKMNHLDHMNWFLGLKAKDAPYPPALYRAQANRLKTLGL; this is encoded by the coding sequence ATGATGAAAAAAATCTCTTTTCTGGCTATCAGCCTGTGCCTGCTATTTTCCATATCGGGCTGTAAAACCGAAATCAACTTTGCGATTCCCGGCCATCCATTACTCTTTAGCGATGAACCCGAGTATTCCAAAACCGACTATCCGATCGTTCTGGTACATGGCCTCTATGGCTTTGATGACATTTTCGGTCTCCAGTATTTTTATCAAATTCCAACCGTTTTAAGAAACGGTGGCGCAGAAGTGTATATCGCCGAAGTATCCGGTACGACAAAACCCGAACAGCGCGGCGAGCAACTCATCAAACAACTCGATGAATTCGCGGCAATCTCGGGCAAACCTAAATTCAACTTGTTTGGACACAGCCTCGGTGCCCCAACAATTCGTTATGTTGCCGCCACCCGCCCAGATCTTGTTGCTTCCGTAACGTCTGTTGCGGGCGCAAATTTCGGCTCTGATGTTGCCGATGCCAAGGCGCTGGATATCCCACCGGTGGCACTGATTATTGGTCTGATGGGTAACGTACTGGGTCACGTTATTGATATCGTCAGCCAAAACAACTTCGAGCAAAATATTCTGGATACACTAGAATCCATGAGCTCAGAGGGTATCGTTGAATTTAACGGCAAGTACCCAGACGGTTTACCATCAGCACCGTGCGGCACTGATGGCGACGAAGTAGTGATTAATGCGATCAGCAACGAACCTATCCGTTACTATTCATGGGGTGGCAACGCACAAACAACCAATAAGCTGGACCCTCTAGATCTGCTGCACGCGGTTGTTACCAAGGCAATTGACGGTGACGACGATGACGGTATCGTGCCACGTTGTTCAATGCAGCTGGGTCACGTTATTCGTGACGATTACAAAATGAACCACCTGGATCACATGAACTGGTTTCTGGGTTTGAAGGCGAAGGATGCGCCATATCCGCCGGCTCTTTATCGTGCTCAAGCAAATCGCTTGAAAACACTGGGCTTGTAA
- the gpgS gene encoding Glucosyl-3-phosphoglycerate synthase: protein MADFYQNGIITTLHNLSDRPLEDLERELMQFSHKRPMTLILPSLFSELEGDALPNIVEHLKKAPYLSEIIIGLDRADEAQYRHALKFFDGLPQHHRVLWNDGPRLRALDAELAKHGLAPKEPGKGRNVWYCMGYALASGRGESIALHDCDIVTYDRSLLARLIYPVANPQFNYEFCKGFYARVADGKINGRVSRLLVTPLLRALKKCIGAREYLDFLDSFRYPLAGEFSFRKDVLNDIRIPSDWGLEVGVLSEMHRNYANNRLCQADIADLYDHKHQKLSLDDQNQGLSKMSVDISKAIFRKLATQGEVFTPETFRTIKATYYRIALDFVETYNNDAIMNGLTLDIHSEERAVEMFARNIMVAGQTFLDKPMETPFIPSWNRVVSAVPDVFERIEQAVEEDTAEFLARAK from the coding sequence ATGGCAGATTTCTATCAGAACGGCATCATTACGACATTGCACAATTTATCGGATCGCCCACTGGAAGACCTGGAACGAGAACTCATGCAATTCAGTCACAAACGGCCGATGACACTGATCTTGCCGTCATTGTTTTCTGAATTGGAAGGCGATGCATTGCCGAATATCGTCGAACACTTAAAAAAGGCGCCCTATTTATCAGAAATCATTATCGGGCTGGATCGCGCCGACGAAGCGCAATATCGCCACGCATTGAAGTTTTTTGATGGCTTGCCCCAGCATCACCGAGTGCTGTGGAACGACGGACCACGACTCAGAGCACTGGATGCAGAGCTGGCCAAACATGGCTTGGCTCCAAAAGAGCCGGGTAAAGGCCGAAACGTTTGGTACTGCATGGGCTATGCGCTAGCATCCGGTCGCGGCGAATCCATCGCCCTGCACGATTGTGACATCGTCACCTACGACCGAAGCCTGTTGGCTCGCCTGATCTACCCAGTTGCCAACCCGCAATTTAACTATGAATTCTGCAAAGGCTTTTACGCACGTGTGGCTGATGGCAAAATCAACGGCCGAGTCAGCCGCTTACTCGTCACACCGCTTTTACGCGCACTTAAAAAGTGTATCGGCGCACGAGAATACCTCGATTTTCTCGACAGTTTCCGCTACCCGTTAGCCGGAGAATTTTCCTTCCGCAAAGACGTGTTGAACGATATACGTATTCCGTCGGATTGGGGTCTAGAAGTCGGTGTACTGTCTGAAATGCACCGCAATTATGCCAACAACCGGCTTTGTCAGGCCGACATTGCCGATTTGTACGACCACAAACACCAGAAGTTGTCGTTGGATGACCAGAATCAGGGGCTTTCGAAAATGTCAGTCGACATTTCCAAAGCGATTTTCCGTAAGTTGGCCACTCAAGGCGAGGTATTTACCCCGGAAACATTCCGTACTATCAAAGCCACTTACTACCGCATCGCATTGGATTTTGTTGAAACGTACAACAACGACGCAATCATGAACGGGCTGACGCTGGATATTCACAGTGAAGAACGTGCCGTCGAGATGTTTGCGCGCAACATCATGGTTGCCGGCCAAACCTTCCTCGATAAACCGATGGAAACGCCATTTATCCCCTCTTGGAACCGTGTTGTTAGCGCCGTTCCTGATGTTTTTGAGCGTATCGAGCAAGCCGTTGAAGAAGATACCGCTGAATTTTTAGCGCGTGCAAAGTAA
- the gpgP gene encoding Glucosyl-3-phosphoglycerate/mannosyl-3-phosphoglycerate phosphatase translates to MKQKLLIFTDLDGSLLDHDTYSAEPALPLLHELQAQGHKIIPTTSKTEPEVRHLQKSLGNKAPFVVENGAAAFLPADEFADFRDSLPIDGFYHQSFCQEANHWRRLIDSLATPFTGCFRRFSTFTTDEIMAATGLDKASAVRAAERQYGEPVQWFGDEKAKIRFAAALINQGANVLEGGRFLHVSGKVSKGRALQWLEAAYSVREPETVFTTIAIGDSKNDVAMLEAADYALVIKSPVHPPPEIKREDSVFYSTLCGPAGWAEGMQSIITTINDEAARETI, encoded by the coding sequence GTGAAACAAAAGCTACTGATCTTTACCGACCTTGATGGCTCACTACTCGACCACGATACCTACAGCGCTGAGCCTGCCCTGCCGCTATTGCACGAGCTACAAGCACAGGGCCATAAAATTATACCGACCACGTCAAAAACCGAACCTGAAGTTCGCCACCTACAAAAATCTCTGGGTAACAAAGCACCGTTTGTGGTCGAAAATGGCGCTGCCGCATTCCTACCCGCCGATGAATTTGCGGATTTTCGTGATAGCTTGCCAATCGACGGTTTCTACCACCAGAGTTTTTGTCAGGAGGCCAACCACTGGCGTCGGCTGATCGATTCACTAGCAACCCCGTTTACTGGATGTTTCAGACGCTTTTCAACATTCACCACCGATGAAATCATGGCTGCAACCGGGCTCGATAAAGCCAGCGCAGTACGTGCGGCAGAACGACAATATGGTGAACCGGTACAGTGGTTTGGTGACGAAAAAGCAAAAATTCGTTTTGCTGCGGCGCTCATTAATCAGGGCGCGAATGTGCTCGAAGGCGGCCGATTTCTACATGTAAGCGGTAAAGTCAGTAAAGGTCGAGCACTGCAATGGCTCGAAGCCGCATACAGCGTAAGAGAGCCGGAAACGGTATTCACCACCATCGCTATAGGCGACAGTAAAAATGATGTCGCCATGCTAGAGGCGGCCGATTACGCGCTGGTGATCAAATCACCGGTACACCCTCCGCCTGAAATCAAGCGCGAAGATTCAGTGTTCTACTCAACCCTCTGCGGCCCTGCCGGCTGGGCCGAGGGCATGCAATCAATCATAACAACCATCAATGATGAGGCCGCTCGCGAAACAATTTAA
- the dksA_3 gene encoding RNA polymerase-binding transcription factor DksA, translated as MQVIDFKQTLEQKQDEIGRRVDAIERDLQKKHSADSGEQALERENEEVLVALRAEGIHEIKLIHSALNRVKEGTYGVCLDCGEDIEEPRLKAYPEAERCIACAE; from the coding sequence ATGCAAGTTATTGATTTTAAGCAAACGCTAGAGCAGAAACAGGATGAGATTGGCCGCAGAGTTGATGCGATCGAACGTGATCTTCAGAAAAAGCACAGTGCGGATTCTGGCGAGCAGGCGTTAGAACGTGAAAACGAAGAAGTGCTGGTTGCGTTGCGTGCTGAAGGCATCCACGAGATAAAACTGATACATTCTGCGCTCAACCGGGTGAAAGAAGGCACCTATGGTGTTTGCCTCGACTGCGGCGAAGACATCGAAGAACCACGCCTTAAAGCCTATCCGGAAGCAGAACGTTGTATTGCCTGCGCTGAATAG
- the lifO_1 gene encoding Lipase chaperone, translated as MSVKPTQRQWITIGVLAITVFVGILISRENTSTPDAVTNAIPTPESPPTAPTNDANRAIVQSSVTEIFDDQALSLAGSQVDAPHISRDVDGWKIDHTLRYYYEYFLTLQGEMPLKAIKELVKTDLNQRYEKPLADYLYALFERYLQYRTDIDEELVSNDDASDWTLAEIRQREHYLQEKHFSDREITALFDESYMDEYADENTQQGAYDNYQQFLQENPDIDPTAIRTELFGVEAAIRLKALDERRNRWKKRSESFICEKNRINQAEGLTDGDKKQHIDSLKRQLFNTHEALRIDALESNQMIDTSDCQK; from the coding sequence ATGTCTGTAAAACCGACTCAACGCCAATGGATCACCATTGGCGTTCTTGCTATTACTGTCTTTGTGGGTATTTTGATTAGCCGCGAGAACACCTCAACACCCGACGCTGTAACAAATGCAATACCCACGCCGGAAAGCCCCCCAACTGCACCAACAAATGACGCGAACAGAGCAATCGTTCAATCTTCAGTTACTGAAATTTTTGACGACCAGGCGCTGTCACTCGCGGGCTCTCAAGTCGATGCACCACACATCAGCCGCGATGTAGATGGCTGGAAGATCGACCATACCCTGCGCTACTACTATGAGTACTTTTTGACACTGCAAGGCGAAATGCCGTTGAAGGCGATCAAAGAACTGGTTAAAACCGACCTCAACCAGCGCTACGAAAAACCACTAGCAGATTATCTGTATGCACTATTTGAGCGTTATCTGCAGTACCGAACAGATATCGACGAAGAACTTGTCAGCAACGATGACGCCAGCGACTGGACCCTCGCAGAGATTCGCCAACGAGAACACTACCTGCAAGAGAAACACTTCAGCGACCGTGAAATAACCGCATTATTCGACGAATCCTATATGGATGAATACGCCGACGAAAATACACAACAAGGTGCGTACGACAACTACCAACAGTTTCTTCAGGAAAATCCGGATATTGACCCCACCGCAATTCGTACTGAGCTGTTCGGTGTTGAAGCTGCAATTCGCTTAAAAGCCCTCGATGAACGGCGAAATCGCTGGAAAAAACGCTCAGAATCCTTCATTTGTGAAAAAAATCGTATAAATCAGGCCGAAGGCCTAACTGATGGGGATAAAAAACAACATATCGATAGTCTAAAAAGGCAGCTCTTCAACACGCACGAAGCCCTACGCATTGATGCGCTGGAAAGCAATCAGATGATTGACACCAGTGATTGTCAAAAATAG
- a CDS encoding Glucosylglycerate phosphorylase, which translates to MTTSNQLRARVLHHLDVIYQDVDITISIDELADSLMQLMRLDDQWPDPTPYQNHWSEADTALITYGDSLLQDGEVPLNTLHHFLQKYCEKAISNVHILPFFPFSSDDGFSVINFTQVNDSLGDWPEIQSIAVDYTLMADLVINHCSSRSQWFENFKAGRDPGRNYFFTTSPTSDLKEVVRPRTSDLLREVQTADGTQWVWCTFSPDQVDLNFTEPALLAEFVGIIRHYLDNGVRWFRLDAVAFLWKIPGTSCLNLPQTHEVVRLLRTLIEYAQNDAVIITETNIPNRENLSYFGNANEAHCVYNFSLPPLLVNTLITGSCRYLKQWMMSMPPAQHGTTYFNFIASHDGIGLRPAEGLLEESELDNLINTMQNFGGRISWRAIDGGRNKPYEINIALFDALQGTDKGPDRFGIERFVCAHAIMLGLEGIPAIYIHSLLGTGNDYEKLANTSHNRAINRHQWDFNALENQLQSEHSHHHKVFHRLKKLLEIRQSQAAFHPNATQFTLHLGEAVFGYWRQSQDRRQSIFCVYNVSDQAQSLALSDLNLIATDTWHDLMTGNALDDMNQTIALSPYQSLWISNI; encoded by the coding sequence ATGACCACATCTAACCAACTGCGTGCACGTGTATTGCACCATTTGGACGTCATCTATCAGGATGTCGACATTACCATCAGTATCGATGAGTTAGCCGATTCATTGATGCAACTGATGCGATTGGATGATCAATGGCCAGATCCAACGCCTTACCAGAATCATTGGTCAGAAGCTGATACCGCTCTGATAACGTACGGCGACTCGCTCCTGCAAGACGGTGAAGTCCCGCTTAATACCCTGCATCACTTTTTACAGAAGTACTGTGAAAAGGCAATTTCCAACGTTCATATTCTGCCGTTTTTCCCGTTCAGCTCTGACGACGGATTTTCTGTGATCAATTTCACCCAAGTAAATGATTCTCTCGGTGATTGGCCGGAGATCCAATCGATTGCCGTGGACTACACCTTGATGGCAGACCTTGTTATCAACCACTGCTCGAGTCGTAGCCAGTGGTTCGAGAACTTTAAAGCCGGCCGTGACCCCGGACGTAATTACTTTTTTACAACATCGCCAACATCAGATCTCAAAGAAGTCGTGCGACCGCGCACCAGCGATCTTCTGCGAGAAGTACAAACAGCCGACGGCACCCAATGGGTATGGTGCACATTCAGCCCGGATCAAGTGGATCTTAACTTCACTGAACCGGCGCTACTGGCAGAATTTGTCGGTATTATTCGCCATTATCTCGACAATGGCGTGCGCTGGTTTCGCTTGGATGCTGTGGCGTTTCTCTGGAAGATTCCAGGTACCAGCTGCTTAAATCTGCCACAAACCCACGAAGTCGTGCGCTTATTACGAACTCTGATTGAATACGCACAGAACGATGCTGTGATTATTACCGAGACAAACATTCCCAATCGCGAAAACCTCTCATATTTCGGAAACGCCAACGAAGCCCACTGTGTTTACAATTTTTCACTCCCGCCACTATTGGTTAACACCTTGATCACCGGTAGCTGCCGGTATCTGAAACAGTGGATGATGTCGATGCCTCCAGCCCAGCATGGTACAACCTACTTCAACTTTATTGCCTCCCATGACGGCATTGGCTTGCGACCGGCAGAAGGTTTACTGGAAGAATCCGAACTCGATAATTTGATAAACACCATGCAAAACTTCGGTGGCCGAATTTCGTGGCGTGCTATTGATGGTGGCCGTAACAAGCCTTACGAAATCAACATTGCGCTTTTCGACGCCTTGCAAGGCACCGATAAAGGCCCCGATCGCTTCGGTATTGAACGGTTTGTTTGCGCTCACGCTATCATGCTCGGGCTCGAAGGGATTCCTGCGATCTATATCCATTCACTTCTGGGTACCGGCAACGACTACGAGAAACTGGCAAACACCAGTCATAACCGAGCCATCAATCGCCATCAATGGGATTTCAACGCGCTCGAAAACCAATTGCAAAGCGAGCACTCCCATCATCACAAGGTCTTCCACCGCCTTAAAAAATTGCTCGAAATTCGTCAGTCACAAGCCGCCTTTCACCCCAACGCCACGCAGTTTACCCTGCATCTTGGCGAGGCCGTTTTTGGCTACTGGCGTCAAAGCCAGGATCGCCGTCAAAGCATCTTCTGTGTGTACAACGTTAGTGACCAAGCGCAGTCTCTGGCGCTATCTGATCTCAATCTAATTGCCACAGATACATGGCATGATTTGATGACAGGCAATGCACTCGACGACATGAATCAGACAATTGCCCTCTCTCCCTACCAATCACTCTGGATTAGCAATATTTAA